In a genomic window of Zingiber officinale cultivar Zhangliang chromosome 9B, Zo_v1.1, whole genome shotgun sequence:
- the LOC122022784 gene encoding uncharacterized protein LOC122022784 has product MGVAWRRWRAEVKATSYDPNIPLDELLQIHPIPHKLTLEVWETLCDYWKKNERMSKINRENAHKKRRIHAQGRINIPTLEDKFFQENGVKPTRIEILELSCHSKKKGRSPIADEAIRHETLLNEAVKHHLQDMSEGTDPRQVHEQAFREVFGPEHSGRVRCLGAGALPSQVFFDQYKSSHCQGYDTASDATEKFKEMKEKIKEMEAREAEREARLQSEMETREAQRKTEME; this is encoded by the exons ATGGGAGTTGCATGGAGGCGATGGAGGGCCGAAGTGAAGGCAACATCTTATGACCCAAATATTCCTTTAGATGAGCTCTTGCAAATTCATCCTATCCCTCATAAGCTGACACTTGAGGTTTGGGAAACTTTATGTGACTATTGGAAGAAGAATGAG AGAATGtcaaaaattaatagagaaaatgctcataaAAAACGAAGAATTCATGCACAAGGACGCATAAATATTCCAACATTGGAAGATAAATTT TTTCAGGAAAATGGTGTAAAACCTACTCGTATTGAAATATTAGAATTAAGTTGTCATAGTAAAAAGAAAGGAAGGTCTCCTATTGCTGATGAAGCTATACGACATGAG ACTTTATTGAATGAGGCTGTGAAACACCATCTCCAAGACATGTCGGAGGGAACAGATCCAAGACAAGTGCATGAGCAAGCATTTCG TGAGGTGTTCGGGCCTGAGCATTCTGGCCGAGTTCGATGTTTAGGAGCTGGTGCACTGCCTAGCCAAGTTTTTTTTGACCAATATAAGAGTAGCCATTGCCAAGGATATGACACTGCTTCGGATGCCACAGAAAAGTTCaaggaaatgaaagaaaaaataaaggaaatggaAGCTAGGGAGGCAGAGCGAGAAGCACGACTACAATCAGAAATGGAAACACGTGAAGCACAAAGGAAAACCGAGATGGAATAA